The following is a genomic window from Antechinus flavipes isolate AdamAnt ecotype Samford, QLD, Australia chromosome 3, AdamAnt_v2, whole genome shotgun sequence.
cagacattcactggctgtgtgactctgggcaagtcatttaaaccggtttgcctttgttttcttgtcagtaaaatgagaaggaatcactacagtatttttgccaagaaaatcctaaatgggatcacagagaattAGAAAAGATTGAACAGACTGAACAATAAATTCCTCCATCAGAATGTGAGTTCCCTGAGGGTAAGGActgttttagcttttctttttacctcATTGCTCAGCAAAGTGTCTAGCATGTAGCAAGCATTTCATAAAAGCTGACTGTGAGTCCTTATAGGTTGGCCTTGGTTAATATCACTTTGTATCAGTGCATGAGTTAGAATGTAAAATGTCTTTTCCCCAAGACAGATGCACTTTCTTTTAAGTAACTCTTAAGATGTTCTGAACAATCAAGCCCCAGAAAGTAAGAGATACTTGGAATCTAGCAAGGGGCCTTTTGGAACCCAAACAGTCACACACAAAATCTTAACCCCATACTTTGCTATATGTACTAAGGCATAACATACATAAGAGGGTAGATAATTGAAATAGTCCATGTATTCATGTCATTCATTTAATAACAAGACCGTAAGTTTTTTCATTATGCATGAATTTGAGATATATTAGAAATACATCCTATTAAGTTCAATAACAAAAGCTCTTGGGAAAGAGATAAAAGCAGGCAGTGGGAGAAGTTTCAGCGAATTGGATGGAAGTCTTCAAGAATTTCAGCAtaagttttcttttctacaaAAGAAAAGGATATTATAAAATAAGTCCTTTAAgtattttcattagaaatttagtttaaattttccttgaatatatatattagataggAATACACATAGAATATACAGTGCCACTAAGAAATTTTCCAGAGCAATCAGAAAAACTTTACTGTTGCTTCCCTTTACAATACTGAGTTGGAAGTGGTAAGGCTATTAGAACAACTACAGTGCTGCTGTGtggaagacagagaagaagggaaaaaagcagcaCTGACTATCAGTCAGGAGAGGGCAAGCAGCCAGACACATCAAATGTCTTTTGAGCTCTTGTTTCCAAAATGAAGGGCTCATAGCTATCAGCTATTCAGAACTACTGTGGGGCATGATATTTATACCAGATTTTAAACTGATCTTTTAGCTTTCTCAAACTAACAAAACCCACTAATCCCACAATTCTATTCTATAAATCTAAAGATgttatcaaaaagagaaaaagccacTCAAATCTGGATCCCATGCCAGGCTGCAATACAACATGGTGATGGGATCTTGGGGAAATTACTTTAGTTTTGTGAGACCTGAATTCCATCATCTGAAAAGTGAGAAGCTACCCACTGACCCACAGCTACAtaaattatggcacatgaatgAGATGGGATATCACCAAATCAGCACAAGTGGACAGATGCAAAGAATTTAGTGAGATATCAAATAATCCAGGAACTGAGGCAGTATCAGGAAAACAACAAATACAATCATTACaataatgcaaatggaaagatcaataaaactgattGCTATGTAATTCAAATTTTGGCTCCAGAAAATAGTCAAGAAAAGCATTTTCACTCCCTTCACACAATTTAGGAGGGACTTTATTTAAAGATTATTCTATACTGTCACACAGTTGATGTTTGAATGGTTTTATAGGCGTTTtcctattccctcccctcccccttttttattttttaatcttttttaaaaggaaagactCATGGAGTGAGAAGAATAGATCTGGAAATGAATGGGATATAAGAAAACATGCagtaaaaaaactcaaaaaacctGACAAGGCCAAATCGGATgataattaaaatcttttttagctctaaaattGGCTAACTACCCATTAACAAGAATATTGAGAGTGATAAGGCAGTGAAAAACTGGACACCTAAATGCCCAAGAATGGGAAATGATGGAACAAAGCAAATTATGGACCATTACTGGAATGGATAACTACACCACTATTAAATATGATGAATTTGAAAGGACACAGAAAATAACTAAAGTGGAAGCAAAAGAACTTTATATACACTAAGGTACAGAAACATAAAGAGAATTATATACTGAATATTGCTAGAGATTGATTTGTTTACtatgttaagtttaaaaattttttcttaaaaagactAGCATTTTTTGTTTAAACAAAAAATACTATGTATTTGtttgaaaacaaatttaacatgCTGGAttgtataattacaaaatatgGGTTGTAATTCTTGTTCCAGAACTTATCAGATGTGTGATGTGAGACAAGAAAATCAATCTGAATCTCAGTACATTACCTATTTTGCAGTGCTATTGTGATAATTAAGTCAAATGTAGCTCATGCTCCAAAATGATTCTGGGCTCACAGAAATCAATATGATTTGGGGAATTTCTGGTGTTAACTTGGACCTAAATCATTTTATAAGTATCCTGGCAAATTCAGGCTAGGAAGGatcttggaagaataaaatatttattcaggaCAAAGATTAATAGCACTCCAACAGAATGCAAATAAAATCCACATTCCCAGGGAATCTAGTCTCATTCTTCTTTTTACTTTGGTAGGAGCAAAATATAAGGCCCTGGTTAGTCAGTTCAGGGGACTATTGCTtgaccccattttttttttttttgttatattctgCCCATTTATTGTGTATGAAGTGTAATTTTCTTATTAGTAATGATATGGAACAATTTTTCAAGTGGTTTAGATGATGTAAACTTTGGAAAACTCTGCTCAAATTGTATAACCAGGATAGAACAAAAGGACTTtatttctataacttatatatttcatatcatatcatatagtCTCATATGTAGTTAcaaattacatattaaatattatgtaaCTTCAGCATTTCTTGAAATTTGAAATACCTACCTTCTTCTTTGTAATCCTCTGGATGCAGTctcatatatttaaacatatcaCGGTCCCTTTCAGCATACTTAAAGTCTTGGCGTTTAATAAGATAATATCccacaaaaaagaatgaagtgaCATACAGGAGCTGGCGATGTAATCCTGCAATTCatgaaaaatcaaaaccaaaagataaatggaaatcagattttgtaatgaagaaaatattgcatttaAATATCATGCGAAGGGcagtcattttttcccattactctaaaaacacataaataaaaaatcttctaattcattcattcattcttgggTATTtgctgtgctaggcactatggaAGTTATAAAGATGACTGGCATAGGAAAAAGGACACAAATAGAAGCCTGATTTTAATTCCTGCTCCAATATTTCTCTGCACAACCTAACTGGGGTAATCCATATGAAAGCCTGTTTCCTTATTTTCCAAtgagaaagatagattaaaatgaTCTCTACAGTCACTTTTAACTCTAAAAGTCTATCTAATCTGTTCATAtctgattacatgaaattttctTCTGGGGAAACAATACAAAACACAAGAATTCTTTTGAAATGGAGTAAAATTTGTCTGCAAGTcaagaatgtgtgtgtatgtgtgtgtgtatgcttgcGTGCGCAAGTGGAGATAATCTCAATGAGAAGACACCAACTTTTAGAAATCTAAAAaggatgagattttagctgaaatCTAAAGGatgtgaaggaagccaggaggcagagatgagagagCAAGAGGCATGGaagacagtcagtgaaaatgttcTGAGTCTCAAAATGGAATGACTTGTTCAAAGCACCTCAAGGAAGTCAAGGTCACTATCTGAAAAGTCcaaggaggggaggaaggtgCAAAGGCAAAAAGGGACCAGctaatgaaaaactttaaaagtcaaagagaagATTTCATCTTTGATCCTGGATTCAATAAGGGAACCTACTTGAGTTATGGTGTCAAACACAAACAGAGGCTACTGAATGGTATATCAAGATCTCTGCAGGTTGCATACTGATCTAAAAAACCAAATATtgattttctaaatgaatttctaataataataataaataaatattaaacagcaatactatacaatgatcaattgtgaatgacttagctcttctcagcaatacaatgatccaaacccatcccaaaggactcatgatgaaaaatgctgtttcctccagagaaagaactgatgtctGAATCAAGACTGAAACACActcttttccactttattttctcAGGATTTTTGGGTCTTTTCTTTCATAACAAGattgatatagaaatatgttctatatgactgcacatgtataatctatatcaaattgcttaccaatTCAGGAAAGGGGAATATTTGAGAGATTTTGAAAAGACGAAATCCTATGGCAACAAACTGGATGAGGGAGTAGGGTGGAGAGAAACTTGTGtttttgaaagagataatgagGAGTTGAAAATGACACAAGCCTGAAGAGACTGGAAAAGCAATGCTGCCTTTAACAGTAATAGAGAAATCTGGAAGAATAGAAGGTTTGAGAGaatgataatgagttcagtttttgaTATGACGAGTTTAAGATGTCCTAGGGACATACAGTTCATCCAGGCAGTCAGAGATTGAGGTCAGCAAAGAAGTTAGGGTTGGATAAGAAGATCTATGAATTATCTATATAAAGATAATCTGAATCCATGGTAACTTATGAAAtagcataaataaaaaataaataaatagcacaaaagaataagagaagaagTTCCAGGATAGAACTCTGTTTCAACTGCTGTTGGGATGTGGTCTgaatccagcaaaagagactgagtaTGAGAGTAGGAGAAGAGCCAGGAGAGAGGGACAGTCTGAAATCCTTGGGAAAAGATTATGGAAGAGGGGGATAAATAGTGTCAAAGACTGCAGAGAAatataaggactgagaaaaagtTAAGGCCACTTTTTAAGAGCTTCTAGtctctaattctctttctcttgtatCACTCAGATGCTTTCCCTCATTCTGTCCTTTACTTAAATGTCAGATGAAGAAGCCCTTTTCCTTGTCAAGGAAAACCCTCTTCAGGTACCCTTGATCTCTCCTTCTCCCATTTTCCAGCAGATTGCTTTCAGTATCATCCTCAATCTCGTCTTCAAGAGATATCTACTGTGCCCTTTTCCAGTGTCCAAAAACACAAATATATCTCCCCATACCTTAAAAACCCTTACTTTAATTGACCATTCCTGTTTACCATTGCCCcttttgtctctttccctttcagcCTAAGCTCCTTGAGAAGGCTGTGCTCACCAGGTACCTCTACATCCTCTCCTCTAAGCCCTGGCCTGTTCTCAGTCCTCACCCTTCTTGACCGCTGTGCAGTATCCGATCCTCTTCTCCTAGATATCCTCACCTCTCTACTAGGGACAATGTTCTCTCCTGAATCTCCTCAATCTCAATGTTCTTCACTCTCTTTTACTGGATCTTCATCCACATCATGCTCAGGCTCTGTTCCGAGCCTCTCCTATTTTTTCTCTATCCTATGTCATTAGCCCCTTATGGAACCAATGATCACCTCCAAGGAGATGACTCCGAAATCTATACATCTAGCGCATCACTCTCCTGAGCCCTAGACCTTACACCTCAAACTCGACGTTCCATAGGCATTTGAACTCAATATAACCCAAACAGAACTCACTATATTTCCCCTCAAACCTTCACCTCTTTGCAACTCTCTTATTCTGGGACTCCACCACCTGCCCAGTCATCAAGGCACCTCATTTACCCCCTTTCTCCACGCCCAGACTATCCCAGTAGCCTTTCCCTCAGTCTCCCcgtttccctcctttccttactcCAATGTCTCCTCCGCTCAGCTGACaagataattttcctaaagctcaggtctgaccatgttataACTCCATTACTCAATAAGCTCACTGCTTAGCACGGTGCCCAGCACTGTAAGAAATCTGACCAAATAAAAGTCTTCTCCTGGCacttaaaactcttcataacctgGGAAACGCAAAGGAAGAAGCAAGAATATTCCAGGCCTGCGAGACTGTCACAAGGCACAAGGGCAGGGGATGGAATGTCCCACGTGAGTGACCCCAACTTGTTCCTGTAACTGGTCACAGAGTTGCTGGAGGGGGCCCACCAAGGTAAGGGCGGCCCGGTGGCAAGGTGGACAGAGTGCCGAGCCTGGTGTCAGGAACACTCAATTGTTACAcagacactagctgggtgaccctgggcacgtcacttcaccctgtttgcctcagttttctcatctgtaaaatgagccagagaaggaaacagcaaaccactgcAGTCTTCGCCGAGTGGGACACAAGTGAGCAACAATAACAAGACCCAGACAGAGAGGCCCGGAAGGGGACAGAACTTTCGTGATGTCACAGCTCCCCTTCCAATACCAGATCCCTTCTCCCAGGAAGAAAAGCGGGAGAGAAGTGACTTAGCCAAAGGCACAGATGGGAGCCGACACTAGAACTCGGGGCCCCTGAGTCCAAAGCCAAGGCCCCAGACCCCAGAAGCCCAGACTTTTAAAGCATCTCTCCCGCCCCCTCCCCGCCGACACCCGCATGAACTGAGCATGCGCATcgcttggttttttgtttttttcccctcctcctccaacCCCCAGTCAAAGTGCACACGCCCCAGGCCCCTCGTCTCGTGCACGCGCGTCCCGTCCTCACCAGCGACCAGCACCGGGCGGCGGTGCAGCAGGTTGTCCAATAGCCCAGCGCAGTAGCCCATGAAGCCCGCGTAGAGGATCCGCGGGTCTGTCAGCTTCGGGGGTGGCAGGCTCCGGGCCTCATCGGGCAGGAACTGCAGGGGGATGGAATTGATCCTGAGGCTCATCTCGCCTGTAccggagccgccgccgccgccgcctccttcGGCTGAGGTGAAGGGCACCGCGAGGTGTGCTGAGCAAAGGCGTCCCCCCGGCCACGCAACGTCCGGGGCTGCGGCTCCAAGGTTCCGCCGTTCTAAAAGGCCCGCCCCCTTCCCCTTCGCAGTCGGAAGGGAAAAGAAGGCGACCGGCGGTGGGTCTCCTGCGAACTAGGAGGGACGTAAAGCCTGCAGAGGGCGGGTCTTTTGCCCGAAGTTACAACTCTTATAGAGTTGGCGCAAGACCAAGTTTCCCGATTCCTAAATCTAgactcttaaggaaaaaaaaatcccattctgCTCTGTATATCATTAACTCGGGGGAACCCTCAAGGTACATCTCTTTACCTacacaaatgtttgtggaatgAACAGCTAAACATTTCAACTAAGAATTTTGATgacattaaaaaacaatatttaaacaaGAACTTAATCACTAACACACACGAACATTTCAGTGGACAGAGAAGAGCAGAAAAAGTACCGTTCTGTTCCGCCCAAAGACTGACCCTCGTAGCCTGACTCCCTCATGTCGGGACTCGTTCAGAGAAAGAATCCCCAGGAATTCCCGAGGGGACAAGAAGGATTCGCCTGGTCTACCCTGGAAGATTTAcaccccctccccgccccctccaCCTAAGCCgtttaatattttactttgtaaCAGCTTGAGGTACAAGtaacactcaaaaaaaaaaaaaaattcatcttttaaaagacTGAAAGTTCTGTATAATGCTTGCTCATGTACTAAACCAAAAATTTCTATAATAGTTTATAATCTGATTAACATCCTTGTCTACAAGTGAAATTAATAATGTAACAAAAGCAGGCATGGTGATGGTAAAAGTAGTATATTCCATTTGGATAACTGCTAGTCATCTGATAGAATAATTCCCCTACCTTCAGCTAAACACAGGTCCAAAACGTTGCAGAAACTTACTACCAAGTATGAAATTATCGAACAGATCAAAAGAAACTTGTCCCTCTCTGAAAGTCCATGACTTTCCATTTCTAAAAGTTTTATCCAAGTTATGTTCTACacaatttgttcttttcttgaaGGAGGTAGGTGGGAGATAGGAAAGGAGCACATTTGATTCATTTGAACATAATAGTCTTTGACATTAACAAAATGGATAGGGGTTTCATAAAACAAAATCCTTTAGGAAGAAAACATGGACCAGATGCTACAGGTagatatcttaaaagaaaaaaaaattcagaacatcattcttttccttcaagatcATATTTTTTCACCATATATATTTAGTTAGCTGATATCTCATGTAACTTACCCTCCAAAGCACAATtagaatttgcttttaaaaatcatttttcatttcttctggaagacctttgaaggaaggaagggggagccTACTCCctcactgttggaatccttacaaagtgttaactcattagagttgatagagacaataattatctaatttagcatgattcagtatgattgatctgatcctatgaggagatgttatgggacagaacttgaaacaaggtactaagtggaattgaggagacaatgtttaaatctagtttagcattgatttaatcatacaacaaataatgatttcccagtgatataatgattggtgtgtattcagtgaacagcatataagcaagaagctctcagggccagagagcccTCTGAGaaatacagaagcccacaagcccactcttggaggcggagttagattcattccatcttccacctttgtactggctggaggctaaagaaagcagaggtagaaacaaaggacaagctgcaagagctcttggaaccaagcagagagataggcctctaagaaagctaactgggtccaaggaaagagagaagaaataaacatttggattttatcagctggctgtatttgaagtgtttattactcagaactgaaattaaggctgcctccagaaaacttccccaagaaacctgctttcccagagaacgatcatattatgcaaaagaagagaacaccacattttggcgcccaacgtggggctgacaggatcctgatctcagatcctgaattcagtggaaaagtctcctcaacccagaaattaggttgagtacaataaagaaattttgctaaaagagttaaagtagaatttcagctaagatgggacagatgtttagaaaacagtcttctgtttctgttcaaggaaaatgtttagagaacattgccaaggttatgaaaagccaaggtttgattataattttgcagtggatcactgaacttttagaaattgtaaagaacatatgtccttgtttctctatggaaaaagaattggatttagaggagtggaaattaataggagaggatctttgtcaattctacaataaaaatggacctgactcaatttccaaagacatacttaatacatataatttaatacaactggctttaggaaattatttaagtgttagaataaggaaaaagaagaaagagcaggaggggaagGTGCTAattaaactaggtgaaaaggaggaagaatcagataagaatagagttaagtacaattttgagtgtgatatATAAACTGCTAGCATTTTTGTTGcaaggagaaattagatcattccacatctcatgaccctcccccctcaattaacccttcatgggtggagggagaaggagtagggagagagacagaaacacagtcagcgcCTCCTGTGAAGCAGattatgacaagattagaaaaggcattattTATGGCAAAAAATGAAGacgatatatctgattttataaatgcatatcctgtaattgaaaagcttgactcttcaggtcaaaaagagagaaaatacactccttttaatttggaaaaaatcaaagatttaaaaaagggttgcactctttatggggttacatcatcttatgttaagatgttactagataatttgtcttatgaaattttaaccccaaATGATTAAAAATCCATGAACATGTttagaactgggacaaaatttgttgtggctttcagagtatcatgaattatgtaggattcaagcccaatgcaataggcaaacaggagctattgtataAATCATTTTTGACCATCTAGCTgatgaaggtcagtatgcagagaattcagaacaggtTTATTATCCCATActagtgtatgagcaaatttcttttcttttcttttttttaataactttttattgacagaacccatgccagggtaattttttacagcattatcccttgcactcacttctgttctgatttttcccctccctccctccaccccctcccccagatggcaagcagtcctttacatgttaaataggttacagtatatcctagatacaatatatgtatgcagaaccaaacagttctcttgttgcacagggagaattggattcagaaggtataaataacccgggaagaaaaacaaaaatgcaagcagtttatattcatttcccagtgttctttctttgggtgtagctgcttctgtccatgcttgatcaattgaaactgaattagctctctttatcgaagagatccacttccatcagaacacatcctcaaacaatatccttgttgaggtatataatgatctcctggttctgctcatttcactcagcatcagttcatgtaagtctcgccagtcctctctgtattcatcctgctggtcattccttacagaacaataatattccataacattcatataccacaatttactcaaccattctccagttgatgggcatccattcattttccagcttctagccattacaaacagggctgccacaaacattttggcacatacaggtccctttcccttctttagtatctctttggggtataagcccagtagaaacacttgagcaaatttctaaggctgcaataaaagtttgggattctctccctggacagaaagatggatgtaaagccttcacaaaaatagagcaaggtcccaatgaaccttttgctgattttgtgggacatttgcaaacagctgtaataagaaccattggagataatgctgctacagaaataatgaccagacatctggctaaggaaaatgccaatgaggtttgcaaaagaattatatggggactagacaaagatgctcctttagaggagctcataaggcactgtgccacagtgggcacaaatgcttattatactcagactatgatgaacatggaaagacagggtccctcttggcaagggatttctagagaaaattgtagatgttttcagtgtggaaaaataggagatCTTAGAGCCCAAtgcagatacagagatagagtgagaggacagggtgagagaagacctaaaaccccacatccaaaatgcaaccaaagcttccactgggcctctgaatgtagattgacccagggaaatgagaggcagagcccagccccaagatatcaatcaaaagacgggtggggcatgatggcagctgaggttatacccagagaagttcaggactctgatgtgatcaaccaacagaaaagcaatcaggattacagttgggaagaatacaggccttttaacccaacagggcaaTATctagtgcaaacagctccaatgtaattgccagatgatgaggagaaatcccaaaagtggtaaatagaagggaattcgATAGGTTAATTGcctggggaagagggtttgcttgtatttctaaaggtggagaaagaatcagatgggtgccaacaagtaCATCTCCCAGGTTGTGGGCACTATAACAGCTCCAGAGCAGTTGAAATAACGTACTTCCATTGTGGTTGGTGGCAACTGAAAAAGTTTTGTTCCATCCTGCTCCTGGAAGAGTGTACTGGTCACAAGTGTTTTcattaataacaatagctaacctTTAATGCTTTCTGGTTACAAAGTGCTTTAGATACTTTGTTATTTGGTTTTCAGGATAATCTAGGGAGGAAGCCAGCAAtggtttggggggtgggggaacatAGAGTGTCAGAATCTAGAAAATTtctaagcatttgataaaatccaacacccattcttattaaaaacactagagaatataggaataaatggacttttccttaaaatagtcagtagcatctatttaaaaccatcatcaagcatcatatgtaatggagataaactagaaccattcccaataagatcatgggtttaacaaggttacccactattaccattcaatattgtattagaaatgttagctttggcaataaaagaataaaaagaaattaaaggaattagagaaggcaatgaggaaaccaaattatcactctttgcaaatgatatgatggtacacttagagaaccctagagaatcaactaaaaaactcttagaaacaattcacaactttagcaaagttgcaggatacaaaataaatccacataaatcatcagcatttttatatatcactaacaaaatccaacagcaagagatacagagagcaattgcatttaaaataactgtcaataatataaaatatttgggaatttatcagccaaggcaaagtcaggagctatatgaacacaactacaaaacactttccacacaaataaagtcagatctgatcaactggaaaaatatcaagtgctcataggtaggctgagcaaatataataaaagtgacaatagtATGTAAAttcatctacttattcagtgtcataccaatcaaactcccaagaaattattttacagatctaaaaaaaaaaaaaaacaaagttcatctgaaagaacaaaaggtcaagaatttcaaggaaattaatttctttaattgatAGGAGACAAGTTTTAGAGATGACAATAGTGAAGTTATATCATTCATACAGACTGATTTCAAGGTGTAAATCCATTGCATAAGAAATTGGAATTAAAGTATTATATTGGGTAGATAAACTAATTGAATCTGGGAAATATACAATAGTGTTCTTTGtaacatttaattttcatttgatccAATGGAAGGAATTTCACCCATACATTTATCATTCTGTCTCTTAACCTGATTGATCAAAGCCCTACTAATAACATTTTGGTCAACTAACAGAACATATTTACCATGATAAAGGGCAGACTGAATAAATTCCAACAATATCAAGTAATAAATCAGATTTTAAGTTGGAAGGAACTATAatggccatttagtccaactcataTACAAAGGAAATACTCAACAAGTAGTCATCAAAGCCTTGAAGAAGATTCTATTTGAAGACTTCAAGAAGAGGAAACCTCCCAGGAAAGATCACATAAAGTGTAAGTGcaggagtaaggaagactcatcaaatctggcctcagacacttaccagttctgttgccataggcaagtcacttaagcctgtttgcctcagtttcttcatctataaaatgagcagaaggaaatgaccaacaactccagtattttttacaagaaaactccaaatgggaacacaaagagttggacatgaccgaaaatgactaaacaacaactgcTAGGAAGGTTTTGCTGAGCTTGAATTTGCTTCTATTGTACCCTCTAGAGCGAGACAGAATAAGGCTAGTTCCTCCTGTACACAACATGCCTTTGCATACTTGAAAATAGTGACCATATCTCCGGTGTTTTCTCCAGGCTTAACATTCCCAGTTTCTTCAAATAATCCTTCTAAGACCTGGACTCAAGCCAGGCCCTCTTCTGTATGAGCTCTAGTTCATGAATATCCTTATTAATCTGTGGCATCCAGAACTAGTGGGCATTATTTGAAAGGGGCATGACGGTATTCACattgcctccaagaaaaccataaaacaGCCCCTGAACGTTAACAGACCTGAAGTTCACTATGCCTATGCAGGAATTCACACAGAGGGACCTTATGA
Proteins encoded in this region:
- the NDUFC2 gene encoding NADH dehydrogenase [ubiquinone] 1 subunit C2, coding for MSLRINSIPLQFLPDEARSLPPPKLTDPRILYAGFMGYCAGLLDNLLHRRPVLVAGLHRQLLYVTSFFFVGYYLIKRQDFKYAERDRDMFKYMRLHPEDYKEEEKKTYAEILEDFHPIR